The following are encoded in a window of Fusarium verticillioides 7600 chromosome 6, whole genome shotgun sequence genomic DNA:
- a CDS encoding nuclear transport factor 2: protein MAGNFEEVAKQFVEFYYNTFDSDRKGLAALYRDHSMLTFESASVLGTQAITEKLAGLPFEKVKHQVSTLDAQPSNDQGGVIILITGALLVDEEQRPMNFSQSFQLARDANGQYFVYNDIFKLVFG from the exons ATGGCCGGAA ACTTTGAGGAAGTTGCCA AGCAGTTTGTTGAGTTCTACTACAACACCTTCGACAGTGATCGCAAGGGTCTCGCTGCTCTCTAC CGAGACCACTCTATGCTGACTTTCGAGTCTGCTTCCGTCCTTGGCACCCAAGCCATTAccgagaagcttgct GGCCTCCcctttgagaaggtcaagcacCAAGTCTCTACCCTCGATGCCCAGCCCTCCAACGACCAGGGCGGTGTCATTATCCTCATTACCGGTGCTCTCCTT GTCGATGAGGAGCAGCGCCCCATGAACTTCAGCCAGTCTTTCCAGCTCGCCCGCGATGCGAATGGCCAGTACTTCGTCTACaacgacatcttcaagcttgtctTCGGTTAA
- a CDS encoding phenazine biosynthesis protein, with protein MELPFVTLDVFTNTRYRGNPLAVVTIPADRNLPEPTQEQKQRIALEFNLSETVFIHEPRPDTDVDSDVTRRVIDIFTVDTEIPFAGHPTIGAAVTLIPHGVDTVVTKAGPISLTQTRPGYIQAAIPHNVRRHRKTLADLSAPVAAQISQDPAIREPELQAPLFSIVNGMTFALIKLPDLEHLAKVEMSGVNLSVDELLDDGWQNGLLLKYYYVVNGQREDDGTTVYSIRSRMMEASMEDPATGSAASALSSYLSLQQSSLGDHNFRYEIDQGVEMGRESNIVVDVDVKESKIATVKLSGTATSVMRGHVTI; from the coding sequence ATGGAGCTTCCCTTTGTTACTCTCGACGTCTTCACAAACACTCGATATCGAGGAAATCCCCTAGCCGTTGTCACGATTCCCGCAGATAGAAATTTACCAGAGCCTACGCaagaacaaaaacaaagaatTGCCCTCGAATTCAATCTATCAGAAACCGTTTTTATCCACGAACCCCGTCCCGATACCGATGTCGACAGTGATGTCACCCGCCGAGTGATCGACATTTTTACAGTCGACACAGAGATCCCCTTTGCTGGGCACCCAACTATCGGCGCCGCTGTCACCCTCATCCCCCATGGTGTCGATACCGTCGTTACCAAGGCTGGCCCAATTTCTCTCACCCAGACCCGCCCTGGTTATATCCAAGCCGCTATCCCGCACAATGTTCGTCGTCACAGGAAGACTCTTGCCGATCTATCTGCCCCGGTCGCTGCCCAAATATCCCAGGACCCTGCGATACGCGAACCCGAGCTCCAGGCCCCGCTATTCAGTATCGTCAATGGCATGACCTTTGCGCTCATCAAACTCCCGgaccttgagcatctggccaaagttgagatgagcgGGGTAAACTTGTCTGTGGACGAACTTCTTGACGACGGCTGGCAAAACGGTCTCTTGCTAAAGTACTACTATGTTGTCAATGGCCAGCGTGAAGACGACGGCACAACAGTCTATTCTATCCGCTCGAGAATGATGGAAGCATCCATGGAAGATCCTGCCACAGGCAGTGCTGCAAGCGCTCTCTCTAGCTACCTTTCGCTTCAACAGTCGAGCCTAGGTGACCATAACTTCAGATATGAGATTGACCAGGGTGTTGAGATGGGCAGGGAGAGTAATATTGTAGTTGACGTTGATGTAAAAGAGTCCAAGATCGCCACGGTCAAACTCTCAGGAACAGCTACTTCAGTAATGCGTGGTCATGTCACCATCTAA
- a CDS encoding 60S ribosomal protein L8, whose product MVKWPEYVRLQRQKKILQMRLKVPPALAQFQHVLDRNTAAQAFKLLNKYRPETKAEKKERLLQEATAVKEGKKKEDVSKKPYTVKYGLNHVVGLIENKKASLVLIPNDVEPIELVVFLPSLCKKMGIPYAIVKGKARLGTVVHKKTAAVLAITEVRSEDKNELSKLISAVKDGYLDKHEQARRQWGGGIMGPKAQMKIIKKQKALEAATKI is encoded by the exons ATGGTCAAGTGGCCCGAGTATGTCCGCCTCCAAcgacagaagaagatccttCAGATGCGCCTGAAGGTTCCCCCGGCTCTCGCTCAGTTCCAGCACGTCCTCGACCGCAACACTGCTGCCCAGgccttcaagctcctcaacaagTACCGAcctgagaccaaggccgagaagaaggagcgTCTCCTCCAGGAGGCTaccgctgtcaaggagggtaagaagaaggaggatgttTCCAAGAAGCCCTACACTGTCAAGTACGGTCTCAACCATGTTGTTGGCCTcattgagaacaagaaggcttctctcgtcctcatccccaACGATGTCGAGCCCATTGAGctcgtcgtcttccttccttctctcTGCAAGAAGATGGGTATCCCTTACGCCAttgtcaagggcaaggcccGTCTCGGAACTGTCGTCCACAAGAAG ACCGCTGCTGTCCTCGCTATCACCGAGGTCCGCTCCGAGGACAAGAAcgagctctccaagctcatctcCGCTGTCAAGGACGGTTACCTTGACAAGCACGAGCAGGCCCGCCGACAATGGGGTGGTGGTATCATGGGTCCCAAGGCTcagatgaagatcatcaagaagcaaaaggctcttgaggctgctaCGAAGATCTAA
- a CDS encoding 60S ribosomal protein L8 gives MPPKSGKKVAPAPFPQGKAGKKAAKNPLLEKRPRNFGIGQDIQPKRNVSRMVKWPEYVRLQRQKKILQMRLKVPPALAQFQHVLDRNTAAQAFKLLNKYRPETKAEKKERLLQEATAVKEGKKKEDVSKKPYTVKYGLNHVVGLIENKKASLVLIPNDVEPIELVVFLPSLCKKMGIPYAIVKGKARLGTVVHKKTAAVLAITEVRSEDKNELSKLISAVKDGYLDKHEQARRQWGGGIMGPKAQMKIIKKQKALEAATKI, from the exons ATG CCTCCCAAGTCCGGCAAGAAGGTCGCTCCCGCCCCTTTCCCTCAGGGTaaggctggcaagaaggccGCAAAG AACCCTCTCCTCGAGAAGCGACCTCGCAACTTCGGCATCGGCCAGGACATCCAGCCCAAGCGAAATGTCTCTCGCATGGTCAAGTGGCCCGAGTATGTCCGCCTCCAAcgacagaagaagatccttCAGATGCGCCTGAAGGTTCCCCCGGCTCTCGCTCAGTTCCAGCACGTCCTCGACCGCAACACTGCTGCCCAGgccttcaagctcctcaacaagTACCGAcctgagaccaaggccgagaagaaggagcgTCTCCTCCAGGAGGCTaccgctgtcaaggagggtaagaagaaggaggatgttTCCAAGAAGCCCTACACTGTCAAGTACGGTCTCAACCATGTTGTTGGCCTcattgagaacaagaaggcttctctcgtcctcatccccaACGATGTCGAGCCCATTGAGctcgtcgtcttccttccttctctcTGCAAGAAGATGGGTATCCCTTACGCCAttgtcaagggcaaggcccGTCTCGGAACTGTCGTCCACAAGAAG ACCGCTGCTGTCCTCGCTATCACCGAGGTCCGCTCCGAGGACAAGAAcgagctctccaagctcatctcCGCTGTCAAGGACGGTTACCTTGACAAGCACGAGCAGGCCCGCCGACAATGGGGTGGTGGTATCATGGGTCCCAAGGCTcagatgaagatcatcaagaagcaaaaggctcttgaggctgctaCGAAGATCTAA